The Chthoniobacterales bacterium nucleotide sequence CGCGCCCTGGTGCAGCAACATCGAGAGCCCGTTGGCCCCACGCGCACCGGACTCGATTGCGCCGGTGACAAAAGCCGTCGGGCGGCCCGAGTAGACGGTGTCGTAGACCATTAAATGCGGCTCGAGCAATCGGGCCGGTATCGGCAAGGAATCGTTTCGATTAAGACCAAGCGGCGTCGCGTTCACCACCAGATCCGTATTCGCGATCTGAAAACGCAACGCCGCCTCGTCGAGCGCGACCGACTGGAGTCGCGCGACCGGCCCGAGCACTCGCGGCCCGGCAAAGAACGGGCGCAACTCCTCGACCAGCGCGCCACCTTTTCCGGCATCGCGATTCGCCACCACCAATCGCTCGCAATTTTCCCTGGCACATTGCCACGCGATCGCCCTCGCGGCTCCCCCTGCCCCGAGGAGAAGAATCCGCAAATCGCGCAGATCGACCGCGAACTCTTCCCGAATCGCCTGGGCGAACCCCCGTCCGTCGGTATTGAAGCCGCGTAGCTTCCCTGCCTCGACTTTGATCGTGTTGATGGCGCCGATCTCACGCGCCGCCTCGTCCAATTCGTGAACCAACGCCACCGCCGCAACCTTGTGCGGCACCGTCAGGTTCACGCCGGCGAAATCCAGTTGCGGCAGCAACTCGAGCGCTGGCTTAAGTTCGTCCGGCGCGATCTCGAAGCGAGCGTATTGCATCGCGAGGTCGGCTTCCTTCAAGGCCGCGTTCTGCATTTGCGGCGAAAGCGAGTGCGCCACCGGTTGGCCGAAAACGCCGAGGCGGACCGGAGGCTTCGCCTTCTTAAAAGAGACGCCTTGCAGATCGGCCAGCGTAAAGATGTCCTTCACCGTATGACGGGATAATGCTTCAAGGAGCGGCGGTTTGAAACCGCCGGTTTTTGTAGTGACGCCGCTCGGTCGGCGTACTTCCCTGAGGTTCCAGGCGGCATGTTCGTACGGCGACAGAGCGCCGTCGCTACAGCAGAAAAATCGGCGATTTCAAATCGCCGCTCCTTGGGTTTGCCGGTCGTTACCTTCCTCTGCTACCGTCGCGCAGGAAAATGACCACGCCCAACGAGGATCCAACACCTTCCGATTTTATCCGCGACATCGTGATTGAGGATTTGAAGGCGGGGAAGCACGCCCAGATTTGCACCCGTTTTCCGCCCGAGCCGAATGGCTATCTCCACATCGGGCACGCCAAATCGATCTGTCTCAACTTCGGCGTCGCGCACGAATTCAACGGCGTCTGCAACATCCGGATGGACGACACCAATCCGACGAAGGAAGAAACGGAATACGTCGATTCCATCATGGCGGACGTCCATTGGTTAATCGACGGCTGGGCCGACAAAAACCTCGGCGGCGCGCCGCTCTACACCTCCGACTATTTCGACCAGCACTACGACTACGCCGTCGAGCTCGTCCGCAAGGGAAAGGCTTACGTCGATGAGATGCCGGCGGATCAAACCGATGAATACCGCCGCCTTGGGAGGGAAAGTCCCTTCCGCGATCGACCGGTCGAGGAGAATCTCGATTTGCTCGCGCGAATGAAGGCCGGCGAATTCCCGGACGGCGCGAAGACCCTGCGGGCGAAGATCGACATGCAGGCGCCGAACGTCTGGCTACGCGACCCGGTGCTCTACCGCATCCGTCACGCCGAGCATCATCACACCGGCAACAAATGGTGCATTTATCCGATGTATGACTGGGCCCACACCCTGAGCGATTACCTTGAAGGCATTACCCATTCGCTCTGCACCCTCGAGTTCGAAGTGCATCGCCCGCTTTACGAATGGATTCTTGAATCTCTCGAGCTCCCCGCGCCGCGCCCGCGCCAGATCGAGTTCGCGCGCCTGAACCTCACTTACACCGTGATGAGCAAGCGCAAGCTCATCCAGCTCGTCAAAGAAGGTTTGGTCAATGGCTGGGACGATCCGCGCATGATCACTATTTCCGGTTTTCGCCGGCGGGGAGTGACGGCGAGCGCCATTCGCGCCTTCGCCTACAACATCGGGATCACGAAATACCCGAGCTTGAACGAGATGGCCTTGCTCGAACATGCCGTCCGCGAGGAATTCAACCGCACCGCGGAACGCCGCCTCGGCGTGCTGAAGCCGATCAAGGTCGTGCTAACAAATTATCCGGAGGGAAAAACCGAGCAGCTCGACGCGGTCAACAATCCGGAGAATCCGGATAGTGGCACCCGGAAAATCCCGTTTGGCCGCGAGCTGTTTATCGACAGCGCCGATTTCACGGAAACGCCGCCGCCGAAATATTTTCGGTTAAAACCGGGCGGCGAAGTGCGGCTCAAATACGCCTACATCATCAAGTGCGATGAGGTGGTGAAGGACGCGGCCGGAAGCGTGACGGAACTGCGTTGCACCGCGGATCTCGAAAGCAAATCGGGCGGCGCCACCTCAAACCGGAAGGTGAAAGGAACGATCCACTGGGTCAGTGCGGCGGACGCCGTCGAAGCCGAGGTGCGGCTCTACGATCGGCTCTTCACGGTTCCAGAGCCGGACGCCGACGGCGGCGATTTCAAATCGTTCATTAATCCAAGCTCGCTCGAAACGGTCCGGGCCAAGTGCGAGCCGTCGTTAGCCGATGCCGATCCCAACGCGCGCTACCAGTTCGAGCGGCTCGGTTATTTCGCGCTCGATCCCGATTCCAAGCCAGGCGCGCTGGTCTTCAATCGGACCATCCCGCTGAAAGATACCTGGGCGAAAGCGGGCGGACGGGCGCCGTAGGTGGATCGCGCGCTACGTCGCGCGATGAGTGACGCGAATCATTTTTCGAACGCCGAATTTCACAGCGACGCCGCACTGATCGAGCGGCGTAGCGCTCGATCCACCATCATTGTAGCGACGCCGCTGTGTCGGCGTAGCAAGCGTTGGCTGACGGAGAAGCGAGCTTACGGCGACATAGCGCCGTCGCTACAACAATGACGTCGCACCTCGGCGTTAGAACGTGCCAAGCGCGCGATCGATCCGGGCGAGCACCTTCTCTTTCCCGAGAATCTCCAAAAGATGGTAAAGGCTCGGCCCGGCATTACTGCCCGTGACGGCCAAACGCGTCGGATGAACCAGCGCGCCGACTTTCAGGCCAAGATTTGCGGCGGTCGCTTTGAGTGTCGTTTCCAGGTTGGCGGCGTCGAAAACTTCCAGGCTGGCAAATGCGCCGCGGACCGCTTCCAGCCGCGGCTTGTTTTCCGGCACGAAATGTTTCGCCGCGCCTTCCGGGTTGTATTCGAATTCGTCCCGGAAATAAAAACCGCCGTAAGCCGGCAGCTCATTGAAGATGCGAAACTTGCCTTTGCAGGTATCGAGCGCGGCGCGGACGTAGTCGGGCGCAAATTGTGAGAGATCGAACCCGGCCCGTTCGAGAGCCTGTTGTCCCATTTCGCGAAATCGTTCGTCGCTTAGCTCGCGCAGATATTCGCCGTTGAGCCAGGTGCATTTCTCGAGGTCGAACGCCGCGTTCTTGTGGTGGACCTTCGCCAGATCGAACAACTGGACCACCTCGCCGAGATCGAGCTTTTCTCGATCGTCCTTCGGTGACCAGCCGAGCAGGCAAAGAAAATTGCGCACTGCTTCCGGCAGGTAACCGTTCTCGATATAAGTGATGAGGCTCGCCCCCTGGTCGCGCTTGCTCATCTTCGAACCGTCCAGATTCAGGATGAGCGGGATGTGGGCGAAGCGCGGCAGTGGCGCCTGGAGCGCGCGATAGAGCTGGATGTGCTTCGGCGTATTGGAAAGATGGTCCTCGCCGCGGATCACATCGGAAATTTTCATCTCGATGTCGTCCACAACGTTGACGAAATGAAAAATCCACGAGCCGTCCGGACGGCGAATGGTCATGTCCGGGTTCGTTTCCGCGTCCGAAAGGTCGAACTCGACGCGACCGCAAATGGTGTCGTCGACAACCACCTTCTCTCGAATAAAACGAAACCGGACCGAGCCCCCGTCGTCATATACCCGGCCCGCCCCGCGCAGCTTTTCGAGATAACTCTGATAAATCTCCTCGCGCTGACTTTGAAAATACGGCCCGAAATTCCCGCCGACTTCCGGGCCTTCATCCCAGTCGAGGCCGAGCCACCGCAACCCGTCGTAAATGGCGCGGGCGGCTTCCTCCGTGTTCCGCGCCCGATCAGTGTCTTCGATTCGCAACACGAGAGCGCCGCCGGTATGTTTCGCGTGCAGCCAGTTGAAGAGCGCGGTGCGCGCTCCGCCGATATGCAAATAGCCGGTAGGCGATGGGGCGAAGCGGACGCGAATTGGCGAGGTCATTGGAGTAATGGAGTGCGGGAGTATTGGAGTGGTGTCATTTCGTTTCGTCGCGCTACTCCATTACTCCATTACTCCATTACTCCAACACTCCATTCCCGCGGCTTACTCCAAAAACAGCTTCCCCGCCCGGCGGCGAGCGTGACGGTCTCTGGGCAGGTTGGTCTTTGCTCGGGGAGCGTCGGGCTCGATCAACGCTCGGACCAGCTCGATCGTGTCGAAATCGAGATCGACCACCCCGCGATTTTGGAGCCAGCGCTGAATTCTCCTGCGTTGCAGGGCCCGCGGCTCGTGGCGCAACTCCTTCACCGACAAATCGCGACTTTCGGCTGGACTGGCGTCGAGCAAGGAGTCGGCCCACTCCGCTTCATCGGCCGCGATCGTGGCCGCGCGCCAGAGGGCGCGGGTGACATTCCGGTTCAGTTCCTTCTCAATATAGGGAATGATCCGATGACGCACCCGATTGCGCATCGGGGCGACGGAATCGTTTGTCGCGTCGTCGCGGTATTTCAAGCCACGTTCTCTAACATAAGAGTCGATTTCAGTTCGGCTGATCCCGAGGAGCGGCCGGACGATTGTGAGCTGAAGGCGATTGACCTCGCGCGTCGCGACCGGCCGCATGGCGCTGAGCCCGGCCGGTCCCGCGCCGCGGAACAAATTCAGGAGGAATGTTTCAACGAGGTCGTCGGCGTGATGGCCGAGAAAGAGGGTCCGGCAACGGTGGCGCCGGGCGATTCTGGCGAAGAATTCGTAACGAGCGTTGCGCCCGGCGGTTTCGATCGATTGCCTGGTTCGCTTCGCCAGCGCCGCGACATTGGTCCGGCCGATTTCGCATTCCAGTTTCAATTTCGCCGCGAGAGTTTTGACGAATTTCGCGTCGGCCATGCTGGCGCGTCCGCGTAACTGATGATCGAGATGGCAAACGACAAGCCGCCGGTATCCGGCGTGGAGGAGCGCGTCCAGAAGCGCAACGGAATCCCGGCCGCCGGAAACGCCAATCAGGTAGCGGTGGGTGGACGGAAACCTGGCGACCAATTCCGATGGCAAAGAAAGCTCCACGCCATGAGGAGGCCATCCGTGTCGAACCGCGTCAAGACTTCAAGGAGCGCGGTTTGAAACCGCCGTCGAACGTCGCAGCCGAATCAGCAGTTGACGGCGATTTCAAATCGCCGCTCCTCGAAGCTCACCTGGAATCCGCCGGCGGAGAAAATTCCGAAGCCGGAATTTCGTCGAAAGTCACCTCGTCGATCTTGATCAATTGCCGCTGCACGCTGCTCTCGATGAAAATCTCAGTCGCAGTCTTGAACCCGTCGAAGTCACGGTATTTCCTCAAATATGTTTTAGTCTCCACGGGACCGATCGGCGTTGGGACGCTCGTTTTCGTTCCTGCAGAGAGAAATGTTTCAGTGTCCACGTACAAGAACGATATCCCGCCTCCCTGCCCAGTGAGCTTCAGTTCGAGGCATTGTTTTTCGTCAAAAACAGCGAAGCCGAGGATGATCACTTCCCGGTTAAAGTTGACCAAATCCAGCGGTCCAAAGAACTGCGCCTGTTGCTGAATCAGGTCCGCGGCGGCGCCGGTCACGATCGTCTTTCCGGTCATTGGCGTATCGGACCATGCGATCGCGCCATCGAAGCCCTGCCGGACCAGGAGGTCACCCAGATTCATCTCGATGAGTGAGCGATTGGGTGCGCTCGCTTTTTGCAGGTAAGGGCCCTTCATCGGCAAACCGACCAGCTCAGCCGTGCCCCGAAGCGTCCGGTGCAGATGCGTGCGGAGCGTCTTTTCTCCGCCCAGCGCGTCCGTCATTTTCTCGATTAGCTCGGACAAGGCGGGCAGCTCCTTTGCCGCCGGCCGGGACGAATGCGGCTGAATGGGTCCCGCAGGACTGATCGATCGCGAATTGCGCGGCGCGGTTTCCAAAAGACGCGCTAACTCCGCTTTCCCGCGTTCGAAGATCGGATCGTCCCCGGCCGAATACGGGCCCGCCCGCTCGACCAGGATGTCCGGCGCGACGCCACCTTGGAGTTCCAGTTTCCGGGTGTATTCGCCAAGGGTGAACGATGGAAACATCAACATCGTCTTCTCGCCCACGGGCGCGAAGCTGGCGGGAATCACAGCTCCCGCCGTCTTTTCCCCGACGAGGAGGGCGAGGTGCCGCTCCTTGAACTCATAGGCGAGCGCATCTTTCGCGCTCCGCGACTGGCGATCGGTCAACGCAACAATTGGGCGATTCCATTCCGATAGAATCTGAAGGATGTCGGGAACGACCACGCCGTTGCCACCACGCCCCCGCAGATCGAGGAGAAGTCCGGCGGCCTCGGCAAATTCGCCGGCAAACAATTCCCGCAGCATTTCGGCCACGCCGGTTGAATGAATGAACCAGAAATGAACGTAGCCGGCTGACTGGCCGCCGACCTGGATCGTTCGGGCGCTGGCCCGGGCGGCTTGCAGGGCGGAATAGGGACGCGCCTTTACGCGGACAGTGCGTTGGTCGCCTCGGCGCCGCTCAAGGACGATCGAGATCTCGTCATCGCTTCGACCAAGGATGGAATGGATCGGCGGATCGCGATCGACGGGCAGGTAAGCGTCCTTTTGGGCCCAATCAAGGCGGGGGTACTCCGCGGTCGGCGTCCCATCGATGGAAACGACCCGCTCCCACGGATGAATCCCGGCCAGGGCAGCGGGCCCTCCTTCAAGGACGAAGAACGTGAAGTAGCTGTCCTGAATTCGAACCAACTGGAACCCGAAGGTCGGCTGAGGTTGTCCGGTTAGTTCGGCGACCAGGTAATGGAAACTCGCTTCCGAGAGCAGCCCGAGATGCGAAGCCGGAACCTGAGACAGGAGTTTCTCGGCCGCGGCCCGTTGCGATCTGAGGTCGGAAGGCGACCCGGAATTCGGGCGATATTTCTCGATCAAGGCGGGAAGGCGTTCTTCGCGGAATTCCTTTTCGTAAAAGCGGTCGCGGAGAATGGCGGCGACGTTGTCGAAGATGGTGGACGACCCGGCGGGGGCGGCGGTCGCAGGAGAGAAGGCGGAAGCGGCGGTAGTCATAGAGAGGAAGTGCGTTGTCGGGCAATGAGACTGATAGAACAAATGGAAAGAATGTAAATAGATATTTACATTTACATTTGCAGGAAGGCAATTAGGATTTGCCGCGATGAGACGAACAACCCGGGCGGCGCATCAGCAAACCCGCAGCAGGGAGACCGCGGTTCGCCTCCTCCAGGCGGCGGAGCAAGTCCTCGAAAAGCGCGGCCTGGAAGGCGCCTCTGTCCCGGAAATCGCGCGGCGGGCCGGGGTCTCACCCGCCAGCATTTATCGCCGCTTTGTCGACAAGGACGGGCTCCTCCGTGAAGTCTTTGAGCGGTTCTTTGAGCGCTCAATCCAGGCCAATGACGAAGCGCTTCAACCCTCCCGGTGGAAAGCAGGATCCCTGGAAGAAGCGGTCTGCACCCTGGTCAGCGGGATGGTGGCGGCCTACAGCCAGCGACCCGGCCTCCTCCGGGCCGTCATTTCCTATTCCGAGAAACATCCCGACTCGGCTTTTCGCCGCCGAGCCGTCGACCTGCGCGAGCGTTCCCTGGCCGGCATCGAAAACGTGATCCTTCTGCACAAGAAAGAGATCAAACACCCTCAGCCGCAGAAAGCGGTTCGGATCGCCTTGCAACTGGTGTCGCTGGCTTTGAAGGAACGAATTCGGCCGGGCGACAAACGAGGCGGGCCGAGGCTGTCGGCGGAAGAACTGGGGAAAGAACTGACCCGGATGTTCCTGGGTTATTTGAAGGCGCCTCTTCTGTAGACGCGTCCCTGTGGGGCGCGAGAGAGGAAGCTGCGGGTTTACGCTAAACGATGCGTCGCCCGCCGGGCGACGGCTACAGAAGAGCCCATTTGACAATGAATGAACGTTCATTCATTGTTGCTTCCTCATGGCCCAGAACCCAATAGAGATTGGTCCCGATCGTCGCACCCAAATCCTTGAGGCTGCCATCGTTTGCTTCGCCAAACACGGCTTTCACCAGGCCAGCATGCACGATATCAGCGCCGAGGCCGGGATCAGCGTGGGCCTCATCTATCGCTATTTTGCCAACAAGGAGGCCGTCATCTCCGCCATGGCCGACCGCCACAAGCAGGAGATCCACGATCTCCTCGAGCGGGCCCAACAGGCCCCCACTCTCTTTGAGTCGCTTGAAATTTTGTTCACCGCCCACTGCTGCGAGAATTCGCCCAAGGTTCTGTCGGCCTTCGTCGTGGATCTTTACGCTGAGGCCTCCCGCAATTCCAAGGTCGCCGACCTGGTGCGCGACGTTTTGCGCACCGCGATGGAAGGCGTGACCGACCTGATCGCGCGTTCGCCTGAAGCCAAACAAGGGGCAGCCCATGGCCTGCAACCGCATGAGTTGGCCGAACTAATTTTCGCCGTCGCGCGCGGGATGCTGATGTTCGACGTTCTCCAGCCGCAGGAAATGACAGCGGCCGAACGCCGGACGCATCAGCTCGAAGTAACCCGGAGGCTCTGGCGGCTCCTGTTCAAGACGGAAAGCGAACCAGTCTATGCATGACGTGGCCAGACCTGTGAAAGAAACGAATGTGAAAAGTCGCACCGCTAAACTCTTCCGCGGCAGACCGCTCCTTTCCGCGATTGCCGGATTACTGCTCATTTTCGCGGCCGTCGCCGGGATCAAGGTGCTGCAAATCCGCAAGATGATGTCGACGCCGATGGTGATGCCGCCTACGACGGTATCGAGCGCGAAAGTCACCGAAGAGAATTGGCCTCCGCTTTTTTCGTCGGTCGGCACCATCTCAGCCGTGCAAGGCGCGACCGTTTCCGCGGAGCTGGCCGGCACCGTGGCCGAGGTTAAATTCGAGAACGGCGGGGTAGCAAAACGAGGGGACGTTCTGGTTCGACTGGATGCTTCGTCGGAGGAAGCGCAGTTGCGGAGCGCCGAAGCGGAACTGGAATTGGCGCGCTCGGATCTGGCGCGGGCGCGCGACCTGGCGACGCGCAACGTTGTTTCGAAAGCGGAACTGGATTCCGCGGAATCGAAATCGAAACAGAAGGAAGGCGTCGTCAACAACATGCGATCGATGATTTCGAAGAAGGAAGTGCTGGCGCCGTTCGACGGACAGTTGGGCATCCGGCAGGTGAACGTTGGCCAAATGGTGACGGCGGGCCAGCAGGTCGTGTCGCTCCAGGCGCTCGATCCGCTCTACGTCGATTTCGCCCTGCCGCAGCAATACCTGCCGAAGTTGACCGCCGGTCTCGAAGTGCGCATTCAAACCGACGTCGTGCCCGGGCGCGACTTCAGCGGAAAACTGACCGCGCTCAATTCCTCGGTCGACCCGGTGACGCGAAACGTCACCCTGCAGGCGACGATCGAAAACAAGGACCACATGCTCCGGCCGGGGATGTTCGCCAAAGTCGAAGTGGTATTGCCGGAGAAACAGAAGACACTCGTCGTTCCGGGCAGCGCGATCTCCTACGCGCCCTACGGCGATTCGGTTTACGTCATCGAGAATAAGAAGGACGAAAAGACGGGAAAAGAATCCCAGGTGTTACGACAGCAATTCGTCCGGGTCGGGGAAGCACGCGGAGATTTTGTTTCGGTCACCAAAGGGCTTGAGCCAGGGCAGCAGATCGTGAGCACCGGGGTGTTCAAATTGCGCAATGGCATGGCGGTCGTAATCAACAACGATCTCGCGCCGAAACCGCAGTTGAATCCCAAGCCTGCAGACACCTAAGGCATGAGGTCGTTCACCGACATCTTCATTCGCCGGCCGGTTCTGGCTCTCGTCGTCAGTTTCGTTATCCTCATCGCCGGATCGAAAGCATTGCTCCCGATCCTGTTTCCGAACCTGCAAGGGCTGGGCGGTCTGGTTGTCCGGCAATATCCGCGGAGCGACATCGCCGCCATTCAGGTGAGCACGGTCTACGTCGGCGCGGACGCGCAACTGGTCCAGGGATTCATCACGACCCCCCTGGAACGCGCGATCGCGGCGGCCGACGGCATCGATTACATCCAATCGTCGAGCAAGCAGAGCGTGTCGACGATCACGGCGCGTTTGAAACTGAATTACGACGCGAACAAAGCGCTGTCCGACATCAGCTCGAAGGTCAATGCAATTCGCCGCGATCTGCCGCCGGAGTCGGAAATTCCGGTGATTCAAATTCAGCCCGCCGATTCCCAAATCGCGTCCTGCTACCTCAGCTTCACTTCGGACATTC carries:
- the aroE gene encoding shikimate dehydrogenase, which gives rise to MKDIFTLADLQGVSFKKAKPPVRLGVFGQPVAHSLSPQMQNAALKEADLAMQYARFEIAPDELKPALELLPQLDFAGVNLTVPHKVAAVALVHELDEAAREIGAINTIKVEAGKLRGFNTDGRGFAQAIREEFAVDLRDLRILLLGAGGAARAIAWQCARENCERLVVANRDAGKGGALVEELRPFFAGPRVLGPVARLQSVALDEAALRFQIANTDLVVNATPLGLNRNDSLPIPARLLEPHLMVYDTVYSGRPTAFVTGAIESGARGANGLSMLLHQGALAFEIWFDRPAPIEAMRKALR
- a CDS encoding glutamine--tRNA ligase/YqeY domain fusion protein — encoded protein: MTTPNEDPTPSDFIRDIVIEDLKAGKHAQICTRFPPEPNGYLHIGHAKSICLNFGVAHEFNGVCNIRMDDTNPTKEETEYVDSIMADVHWLIDGWADKNLGGAPLYTSDYFDQHYDYAVELVRKGKAYVDEMPADQTDEYRRLGRESPFRDRPVEENLDLLARMKAGEFPDGAKTLRAKIDMQAPNVWLRDPVLYRIRHAEHHHTGNKWCIYPMYDWAHTLSDYLEGITHSLCTLEFEVHRPLYEWILESLELPAPRPRQIEFARLNLTYTVMSKRKLIQLVKEGLVNGWDDPRMITISGFRRRGVTASAIRAFAYNIGITKYPSLNEMALLEHAVREEFNRTAERRLGVLKPIKVVLTNYPEGKTEQLDAVNNPENPDSGTRKIPFGRELFIDSADFTETPPPKYFRLKPGGEVRLKYAYIIKCDEVVKDAAGSVTELRCTADLESKSGGATSNRKVKGTIHWVSAADAVEAEVRLYDRLFTVPEPDADGGDFKSFINPSSLETVRAKCEPSLADADPNARYQFERLGYFALDPDSKPGALVFNRTIPLKDTWAKAGGRAP
- a CDS encoding glutamate--tRNA ligase family protein produces the protein MTSPIRVRFAPSPTGYLHIGGARTALFNWLHAKHTGGALVLRIEDTDRARNTEEAARAIYDGLRWLGLDWDEGPEVGGNFGPYFQSQREEIYQSYLEKLRGAGRVYDDGGSVRFRFIREKVVVDDTICGRVEFDLSDAETNPDMTIRRPDGSWIFHFVNVVDDIEMKISDVIRGEDHLSNTPKHIQLYRALQAPLPRFAHIPLILNLDGSKMSKRDQGASLITYIENGYLPEAVRNFLCLLGWSPKDDREKLDLGEVVQLFDLAKVHHKNAAFDLEKCTWLNGEYLRELSDERFREMGQQALERAGFDLSQFAPDYVRAALDTCKGKFRIFNELPAYGGFYFRDEFEYNPEGAAKHFVPENKPRLEAVRGAFASLEVFDAANLETTLKATAANLGLKVGALVHPTRLAVTGSNAGPSLYHLLEILGKEKVLARIDRALGTF
- the tilS gene encoding tRNA lysidine(34) synthetase TilS, with the protein product MELSLPSELVARFPSTHRYLIGVSGGRDSVALLDALLHAGYRRLVVCHLDHQLRGRASMADAKFVKTLAAKLKLECEIGRTNVAALAKRTRQSIETAGRNARYEFFARIARRHRCRTLFLGHHADDLVETFLLNLFRGAGPAGLSAMRPVATREVNRLQLTIVRPLLGISRTEIDSYVRERGLKYRDDATNDSVAPMRNRVRHRIIPYIEKELNRNVTRALWRAATIAADEAEWADSLLDASPAESRDLSVKELRHEPRALQRRRIQRWLQNRGVVDLDFDTIELVRALIEPDAPRAKTNLPRDRHARRRAGKLFLE
- a CDS encoding S41 family peptidase, translating into MTTAASAFSPATAAPAGSSTIFDNVAAILRDRFYEKEFREERLPALIEKYRPNSGSPSDLRSQRAAAEKLLSQVPASHLGLLSEASFHYLVAELTGQPQPTFGFQLVRIQDSYFTFFVLEGGPAALAGIHPWERVVSIDGTPTAEYPRLDWAQKDAYLPVDRDPPIHSILGRSDDEISIVLERRRGDQRTVRVKARPYSALQAARASARTIQVGGQSAGYVHFWFIHSTGVAEMLRELFAGEFAEAAGLLLDLRGRGGNGVVVPDILQILSEWNRPIVALTDRQSRSAKDALAYEFKERHLALLVGEKTAGAVIPASFAPVGEKTMLMFPSFTLGEYTRKLELQGGVAPDILVERAGPYSAGDDPIFERGKAELARLLETAPRNSRSISPAGPIQPHSSRPAAKELPALSELIEKMTDALGGEKTLRTHLHRTLRGTAELVGLPMKGPYLQKASAPNRSLIEMNLGDLLVRQGFDGAIAWSDTPMTGKTIVTGAAADLIQQQAQFFGPLDLVNFNREVIILGFAVFDEKQCLELKLTGQGGGISFLYVDTETFLSAGTKTSVPTPIGPVETKTYLRKYRDFDGFKTATEIFIESSVQRQLIKIDEVTFDEIPASEFSPPADSR
- a CDS encoding TetR/AcrR family transcriptional regulator; protein product: MRRTTRAAHQQTRSRETAVRLLQAAEQVLEKRGLEGASVPEIARRAGVSPASIYRRFVDKDGLLREVFERFFERSIQANDEALQPSRWKAGSLEEAVCTLVSGMVAAYSQRPGLLRAVISYSEKHPDSAFRRRAVDLRERSLAGIENVILLHKKEIKHPQPQKAVRIALQLVSLALKERIRPGDKRGGPRLSAEELGKELTRMFLGYLKAPLL
- a CDS encoding TetR/AcrR family transcriptional regulator, with the protein product MAQNPIEIGPDRRTQILEAAIVCFAKHGFHQASMHDISAEAGISVGLIYRYFANKEAVISAMADRHKQEIHDLLERAQQAPTLFESLEILFTAHCCENSPKVLSAFVVDLYAEASRNSKVADLVRDVLRTAMEGVTDLIARSPEAKQGAAHGLQPHELAELIFAVARGMLMFDVLQPQEMTAAERRTHQLEVTRRLWRLLFKTESEPVYA
- a CDS encoding efflux RND transporter periplasmic adaptor subunit — its product is MKSRTAKLFRGRPLLSAIAGLLLIFAAVAGIKVLQIRKMMSTPMVMPPTTVSSAKVTEENWPPLFSSVGTISAVQGATVSAELAGTVAEVKFENGGVAKRGDVLVRLDASSEEAQLRSAEAELELARSDLARARDLATRNVVSKAELDSAESKSKQKEGVVNNMRSMISKKEVLAPFDGQLGIRQVNVGQMVTAGQQVVSLQALDPLYVDFALPQQYLPKLTAGLEVRIQTDVVPGRDFSGKLTALNSSVDPVTRNVTLQATIENKDHMLRPGMFAKVEVVLPEKQKTLVVPGSAISYAPYGDSVYVIENKKDEKTGKESQVLRQQFVRVGEARGDFVSVTKGLEPGQQIVSTGVFKLRNGMAVVINNDLAPKPQLNPKPADT